The following are encoded together in the Platichthys flesus chromosome 9, fPlaFle2.1, whole genome shotgun sequence genome:
- the foxq1b gene encoding forkhead box protein Q1b: MKLEVFSAHHFVHKPLELCMDAEGGIPSPLSGDELGSDGDCVANSPAPVIQGGDGAKGKPYTRRPKPPYSYIALIAMAIREAGSGRLTLAEINDYLMKKFPFFRGSYTGWRNSVRHNLSLNDCFLKVLRDPSRPWGKDNYWMLNPHSEYTFADGVFRRRRKRIAKRGPKQEQESPDILSEDTRLPGPEERVGAKFSSSFAIDSILSTPFKRREDCHVEADPHAPRLYWPPGAHVLPYPLNYPAQHMYLSDAASGGTEPGRDALSYLRHPAPGLSGAEAAFRVPNRARCFHIDSLLS; encoded by the coding sequence ATGAAACTTGAGGTTTTCTCCGCGCACCACTTCGTGCACAAGCCGCTGGAGTTGTGTATGGACGCAGAGGGGGGGATCCCGTCTCCTCTGTCCGGGGACGAGCTCGGCTCGGACGGGGACTGCGTGGCCAACAGCCCGGCACCTGTCATCCAGGGAGGGGACGGCGCCAAGGGGAAGCCGTACACCCGTAGACCCAAGCCCCCGTACTCCTACATCGCCCTCATCGCCATGGCCATCCGGGAGGCCGGCAGCGGCCGCCTCACCCTGGCGGAGATCAACGACTACCTGATGAAGAAGTTCCCGTTCTTCCGCGGCAGCTACACCGGCTGGAGGAACTCCGTGCGCCACAACCTGTCACTCAACGACTGCTTCCTCAAGGTGCTGCGGGACCCCTCCCGGCCCTGGGGCAAGGACAACTACTGGATGCTCAACCCGCACAGCGAGTACACCTTCGCCGACGGGGTGTTCCGCCGCAGGAGGAAGCGCATCGCCAAGAGGGGCCccaagcaggagcaggagagccCGGACATCCTGAGCGAGGACACCCGCCTCCCCGGCCCGGAGGAGAGGGTGGGGGCCAAGTTCTCCAGCTCCTTCGCCATCGACAGCATCCTCAGCACACCTTTCAAACGCAGGGAGGACTGCCACGTTGAGGCGGACCCCCACGCCCCCCGGCTCTACTGGCCCCCAGGGGCCCATGTGCTGCCGTATCCTCTGAACTACCCGGCCCAGCACATGTACCTGTCCGACGCGGCGTCCGGCGGCACGGAGCCCGGCAGGGACGCGCTCTCATACCTCCGGCACCCGGCACCGGGCCTTAGCGGAGCCGAGGCCGCGTTCAGGGTGCCCAACCGGGCGCGATGTTTCCATATAGACTCCCTGCTGTCATGA